The following are encoded together in the Candidatus Neomarinimicrobiota bacterium genome:
- a CDS encoding Mu transposase C-terminal domain-containing protein: MTSSIHIVSSTHINKTAVRIVNRRGAVVLYGRYYYNEELLQMAGEAVEISWLDEPRPPQIDIYRNGLFICEAYLDSAIL, translated from the coding sequence ATGACTTCCAGTATCCACATCGTGTCTTCCACCCATATAAACAAGACCGCTGTCAGGATAGTCAACCGCAGAGGGGCGGTGGTGCTGTATGGGCGGTATTACTACAATGAGGAATTACTACAGATGGCGGGCGAGGCTGTGGAGATCAGTTGGCTGGATGAACCGCGCCCGCCGCAAATCGACATTTACCGCAATGGTCTATTCATCTGCGAAGCCTACCTGGATAGCGCGATCCTGTAA